One Dioscorea cayenensis subsp. rotundata cultivar TDr96_F1 chromosome 15, TDr96_F1_v2_PseudoChromosome.rev07_lg8_w22 25.fasta, whole genome shotgun sequence genomic region harbors:
- the LOC120277964 gene encoding cysteine-rich and transmembrane domain-containing protein WIH2-like: protein MSYYNQHQAPPPSYPPPGQAYQAPTEGYPTYAAPPPAGYPTKDEATNPQNAPAQTQSRGEGGFWEGCCAALCCCCLLDMCT from the exons atgagTTACTACAATCAACACCAAGCACCTCCTCCTT CATATCCTCCTCCAGGACAAGCTTATCAAGCACCAACAGAGGGGTATCCTACATATGCAGCACCTCCTCCGGCAGGCTATCCAACAAAAGATGAGGCCACTAACCCTCAAAATGCTCCGGCACAGACTCAGAGCCGTGGTGAGGGTGGTTTCTGGGAAGGATG TTGTGCTGCCCTATGTTGCTGTTGTCTCCTTGACATGTGCACCTGA
- the LOC120278088 gene encoding cysteine-rich and transmembrane domain-containing protein WIH1-like, producing MSYYNQQQAPPPSYPPPGQAYPAPTEGYPTYVAPPPAGYPTKDEATYSQNAPAQTQSRGDGGFWEGCCAALCCCCLLDMCT from the exons ATGAGTTACTACAATCAACAACAAGCACCTCCTCCTT CATATCCTCCTCCTGGACAGGCTTATCCAGCACCAACGGAGGGGTACCCTACATACGTTGCACCTCCTCCAGCAGGCTATCCGACCAAAGACGAGGCCACTTACTCTCAAAACGCTCCCGCACAGACTCAGAGCCGTGGCGATGGTGGTTTTTGGGAAGGATG TTGTGCAGCCCTATGTTGCTGCTGTCTCCTTGATATGTGCACCTGA